From one Rosa rugosa chromosome 4, drRosRugo1.1, whole genome shotgun sequence genomic stretch:
- the LOC133744223 gene encoding uncharacterized protein LOC133744223, with product MFKITSQMNLYRETVTQAMMLEKTFSTFHASNMVLQQQYRERGFTKYSDLISCLLVAEQNNELLMKNHQSRPTGSQPFPEANAIFTSGHGNRRGGRHGKARNRGHRRGQGRQNGQARGGYNQQLGSRNNAKITKGNGQMIKTHKNDDNVCLRCGGKSHWARTCRTEDHLVALYKASLKKKNVETNYIDHSDPWDSSEPLDITPLDISDFFANNGSNFDDMTSGGILDDN from the coding sequence ATGTTCAAGATCACCTCCCAGATGAATCTTTATAGAGAAACTGTCACTCAGGCCATGATGCTTGAAAAGACCTTCTCCACCTTTCATGCCTCAAATATGGTCTTACAGCAACAATACCGGGAAAGAGGATTCACCAAATACTCTGATCTCATATCTTGTCTTCTGGTGGCTGAGCAAAACAATGAGCTCTTAATGAAGAACCATCAGTCTCGCCCTACAGGATCACAGCCATTCCCTGAAGCGAATGCTATTTTTACTAGTGGTCATGGCAATAGACGTGGTGGAAGGCATGGCAAAGCCCGTAACCGTGGTCATAGACGTGGTCAGGGTCGACAAAATGGTCAAGCTCGTGGGGGCTACAACCAGCAGTTGGGCTCAAGGAACAATGCCAAGATTACTAAAGGAAATGGTCAGATGATCAAAACTCATAAAAATGATGATAATGTTTGTCTTAGATGTGGTGGTAAAAGCCACTGGGCTCGTACCTGTCGTACAGAAGACCATTTGGTGGCACTTTATAAAGCTtccctaaaaaagaaaaatgtggagACAAACTACATTGATCACTCTGACCCTTGGGATTCATCTGAGCCTCTGGACATTACCCCCCTTGATATCTCAGATTTTTTTGCGAACAATGGAAGCAATTTTGATGATATGACCAGTGGTGGAATTCTTGACGACAACTAG
- the LOC133745773 gene encoding serine/threonine-protein kinase SAPK2-like translates to MERYEIVKDIGSGNFGVARLVRDKWTRELFAVKFIERGQKIDEHVQREIMNHRSLKHPNIVQFKEVLLTPTHLAIVMEYAAGGELFGRICNAGRFSENEARFFFQQLISGVSYCHSMQICHRDLKLENTLLDGSTAPRVKICDFGYSKSLLQSQPKSTVGTPAYIAPEVLSKKQYDGKIADVWSCGVTLYVMLAGAYPFEDPDDPNNFRKTINRILGVQYSIPDHVQVSIECRHLLSQIFVENPEKRITIAGIKNHPWFLKNLPMELMEGGSWQSNDVNIPSQSTEEVMSIIQEARKSVQSPNAVTHLIEGSMDLDDLDAEVEDIETSGDFVCHVSS, encoded by the exons ATGGAGAGGTATGAGATTGTGAAAGATATTGGGTCTGGGAATTTTGGGGTGGCAAGGTTGGTCAGAGATAAGTGGACCAGAGAACTCTTTGCTGTTAAGTTCATTGAGAGAGGCCAGAAG ATAGATGAACATGTGCAAAGGGAAATCATGAACCACAGATCGTTGAAGCATCCGAATATTGTTCAATTCAAAGAG GTTCTTCTGACACCAACTCATCTAGCCATAGTAATGGAGTATGCTGCTGGAGGAGAACTCTTTGGGAGAATATGCAATGCTGGTAGATTTAGTGAGAATGAG GCAAGGTTTTTCTTCCAGCAATTGATATCAGGAGTCAGTTACTGTCATTCAATG CAAATATGTCACAGAGACCTTAAGCTTGAAAATACACTCTTAGATGGCAGCACAGCACCTCGTGTCAAAATATGTGATTTTGGATACTCAAAG TCACTACTGCAGTCTCAGCCAAAATCAACTGTAGGAACACCAGCCTATATTGCTCCTGAGGTCCTATCTAAAAAGCAATATGATGGAAAA ATTGCAGATGTTTGGTCTTGTGGAGTCACCTTATATGTGATGCTAGCTGGAGCATATCCTTTTGAAGATCCTGATGACCCTAACAACTTCAGAAAAACAATTAAT CGGATCCTTGGCGTACAGTACTCGATTCCAGATCATGTTCAAGTTTCCATCGAATGTAGACATCTATTATCTCAGATATTTGTGGAAAACCCCGAAAAG AGAATAACAATCGCAGGAATTAAAAACCACCCTTGGTTCTTAAAGAACTTACCCATGGAACTGATGGAAGGAGGAAGTTGGCAGAGCAATGATGTAAATATTCCATCTCAAAGCACTGAAGAAGTTATGTCCATAATTCAAGAGGCAAGAAAATCAGTACAGTCCCCAAACGCAGTTACGCATCTCATCGAAGGCAGCATGGATCTTGATGATTTGGATGCTGAAGTTGAAGATATTGAAACAAGTGGTGATTTTGTATGTCACGTGAGTAGTTAA
- the LOC133707180 gene encoding plant cysteine oxidase 4-like produces the protein MESGTMEKTKIQMLYEACRVIFSQKELPTFKEIHWLKNLLGTFEAIDFGIDEHGLCGSPSSSPKSDKGLICGQGISQITYIHVYECEQFSIGVFCFPAGGMLPLHDHPGMTVFSKLLYGSCYVKAYDWVKVESSPGFPTFGLGGKVLDGIMSAPCETSVLFPRSGGNIHAFTALTPCAILDVLTPPYSEELGRPSTYFMEFPIPSLPGYTILEERDLPDDLVVEGAPYLGPPIEADDDDNDHC, from the exons ATGGAGTCGGGTACAATGGAGAAAACCAAAATACAAATGCTATACGAAGCCTGCAGGGTTATATTTTCTCAGAAAGAGCTTCCAACTTTCAAAGAAATTCACTGGCTCAAAAATCTCCTGG GCACATTTGAAGCAATAGATTTTGGAATCGATGAACATGGCTTGTGTGGATCTCCATCTTCTAGTCCAAAGAGTGATAAGGGATTGATTTGTGGACAAGGCATCTCCCAGATCACTTACATTCATGTTTATGAATGTGAACAATTCTCT ATCGGCGTGTTTTGTTTCCCGGCAGGAGGGATGCTTCCCCTTCATGATCACCCAGGAATGACCGTGTTTAGCAAACTCCTTTATGGTTCTTGTTATGTTAAAGCGTACGACTGGGTGAAGGTCGAAAGTTCTCCTGGCTTCCCAACAT TTGGATTAGGAGGCAAGGTTTTGGATGGCATTATGAGTGCTCCATGTGAAACTTCTGTTCTATTTCCAAGAAGCGGTGGAAATATTCACGCTTTTACTGCGTTAACTCCTTGTGCGATCTTGGATGTATTGACTCCACCATACTCGGAGGAGCTTGGAAGGCCTTCTACTTACTTCATGGAATTTCCTATTCCTTCCTTGCCAG GCTATACGATCCTTGAGGAACGAGACCTACCAGATGACCTAGTTGTTGAAGGAGCACCATATCTTGGCCCTCCTATTgaagctgatgatgatgacaacGACCATTGTTGA
- the LOC133707545 gene encoding 14-3-3-like protein, which yields MAAPTPREENVYMAKLAEQAERYEEMVEFVEKVSASADKEELTVEERNLLSVAYKNVIGARRASWRIISSIEQKEESRGNDDHVSMIREYRSKIETELSKICDGILKLLDSRLIPSAFSGDSKVFYLKMKGDYHRYLAEFKTGAERKEAAESTLTAYKAAQDIANAELAPTHPIRLGLALNFSVFYYEILNSPDRACNLAKQAFDEAIAELDTLGEESYKDSTLIMQLLRDNLTLWTSDMQDDGADEIKEAPKPTEEAKQ from the exons ATGGCCGCCCCCACGCCGCGCGAGGAGAACGTCTACATGGCCAAGCTCGCCGAGCAGGCCGAGCGCTACGAGGAGATGGTCGAGTTCGTCGAGAAGGTCTCCGCCTCCGCCGACAAGGAGGAGCTCACCGTCGAGGAGCGTAATCTTCTCTCCGTTGCTTACAAGAACGTCATCGGAGCCCGCCGCGCCAGCTGGCGCATCATTTCCTCGATCGAGCAGAAGGAGGAGAGCCGCGGCAACGACGACCACGTCAGCATGATCCGCGAGTACCGATCCAAGATCGAGACCGAGCTCTCCAAAATCTGCGACGGGATTCTCAAGCTGCTCGACTCGCGCCTCATTCCCTCGGCGTTTTCCGGCGACTCCAAGGTGTTTTATCTGAAAATGAAGGGGGATTACCACCGTTACCTGGCTGAGTTCAAGACCGGCGCCGAGCGCAAGGAGGCGGCTGAGAGCACCCTCACTGCCTACAAGGCTGCTCAG GATATTGCCAATGCTGAACTGGCACCAACACATCCCATCCGCCTTGGACTTGCCCTCAACTTCTCTGTGTTTTACTATGAGATTCTGAACTCTCCTGACCGTGCTTGCAATCTCGCCAAGCAG GCTTTTGATGAAGCAATTGCAGAGTTGGACACACTGGGCGAGGAGTCGTACAAGGACAGCACCTTGATCATGCAACTGCTCCGTGATAACCTCACTCTCTGGACCTCTGACATGCAG GATGATGGTGCTGATGAGATTAAAGAAGCACCCAAGCCCACTGAGGAAGCAAAGCAGTGA